In the genome of Rhodamnia argentea isolate NSW1041297 unplaced genomic scaffold, ASM2092103v1 Rarg_v2.18, whole genome shotgun sequence, one region contains:
- the LOC125313375 gene encoding NADH dehydrogenase [ubiquinone] iron-sulfur protein 3: protein MERSEHGNRSDTNTDYPFQLLCFLKLHTYTRVQVSIDICGVDHPSRKRRFEVVYNLLSTRYNSRIRVQTSADEVTRISPVVSLFPSAGRWEREVWDMFGVSSINHPDLRRISTDYGFEGHPLRKDLPLSGYVEVRYDDPEKRVVSEPIEMTQEFRYFDFASPWEQRSDG from the coding sequence atggaaagATCGGAACATGGGAATAGATCTGATACCAATACGGACTACCCATTTCAATTGTTGTGCTTTCTGAAATTGCATACCTATACAAGGGTTCAAGTTTCGATCGATATTTGCGGAGTTGATCATCCCTCTCGAAAACGAAGATTTGAAGTGGTCTATAATTTACTGAGTACTCGGTATAACTCACGCATTCGTGTACAAACCAGTGCAGACGAAGTAACACGAATATCTCCGGTAGTCAGTCTATTTCCATCAGCCGGCCGGTGGGAGCGAGAAGTTTGGGATATGTTTGGTGTTTCTTCCATCAATCATCCGGATCTACGCCGTATATCAACAGATTATGGTTTCGAGGGTCATCCATTACGAAAAGATCTTCCTCTGAGTGGATATGTGGAAGTACGCTATGATGATCCAGAGAAACGTGTGGTTTCTGAACCCATTGAGATGACCCAAGAATTTCGCTATTTCGATTTTGCTAGTCCTTGGGAACAGCGTAGCGACGGATAA